In a single window of the Gossypium hirsutum isolate 1008001.06 chromosome A13, Gossypium_hirsutum_v2.1, whole genome shotgun sequence genome:
- the LOC107893877 gene encoding ureide permease 1 isoform X4 — protein MDFAGIASLISLPTERIICSGLKMYVVESKGGAIACMLLALFFLGTWPAIMTLLERRGRLPQHTYLDYTMTNLLAAVIIALTFGEIGSSTPEKPNFIAQLSQDNWPSILFAMAGGVVLSLGNLSTQYAWAFVGLSVTEVITASITVVIGTTLNYFLDDKINRAQILFPGVGCFLIAVCLGSAVHSSNAADNKAKLKGAGYSPTLNGAITNEELRNLEKGTGIIEEAKAGTAEFLLELEKRRAIKVFGKSTIIGLSITFFAGVCFSLFSPAFNLATNDQWHTLKEGVPHLTYRDHRSRLTSMTGMAEAGHF, from the exons ATG GATTTTGCAGGCATTGCATCTCTGATATCTCTACCAACTGAGAGGATCATTTGTAGTGGTTTGAAAATGTATGTGGTGGAAAGCAAAGGAGGCGCCATTGCCTGTATGCTTCTGGCATTGTTCTTTTTAGGCACATGGCCTGCTATTATGACGCTACTCGAACGTCGAGGTCGTCTTCCTCAACATACTTACCTTGATTATACTATGACAAACCTCTTGGCTGCTGTTATTATTGCTTTAACATTTGGTGAAATTGGCAGCAGCACTCCTGAGAAACCCAATTTTATTGCTCAACTATCTCAG GATAACTGGCCTTCCATTTTGTTTGCGATGGCCGGCGGGGTGGTTCTCAGCCTTGGGAATTTGTCTACACAGTATGCATGGGCTTTTGTTGGTCTATCAGTGACAGAAGTGATCACTGCAAGCATTACAGTTGTTATAG GCACAACCTTGAATTACTTCCTGGATGACAAGATCAACAGAGCTCAAATTCTTTTCCCGGGGGTCGGTTGCTTCTTGATTGCTGTTTGTCTCGGATCAGCTGTTCACTCATCAAATGCTGCAGATAATAAAGCAAAACTTAAAGG GGCTGGATATTCCCCCACATTGAATGGGGCAATCACAAATGAGG AACTAAGGAATCTGGAGAAGGGGACCGGTATTATAGAGGAGGCAAAGGCCGGAACTGCGGAATTCCTTTTAGAGCTCGAGAAAAGGAGAGCGATTAAG GTGTTTGGGAAGAGCACTATAATTGGTTTATCCATAACTTTCTTTGCTGGTGTTTGCTTCTCTCTATTCTCTCCAGCTTTCAACTTGGCAACAAATGATCAATGGCACACTTTGAAGGAAGGGGTTCCACACTTG ACCTACCGAGATCATCGTTCAAGGCTTACATCAATGACTGGAATGGCAGAGGCTGGGCACTTTTAG
- the LOC107893877 gene encoding ureide permease 1 isoform X3 produces MACYYDATRTSSTPEKPNFIAQLSQDNWPSILFAMAGGVVLSLGNLSTQYAWAFVGLSVTEVITASITVVIGTTLNYFLDDKINRAQILFPGVGCFLIAVCLGSAVHSSNAADNKAKLKGAGYSPTLNGAITNEELRNLEKGTGIIEEAKAGTAEFLLELEKRRAIKVFGKSTIIGLSITFFAGVCFSLFSPAFNLATNDQWHTLKEGVPHLVVYTAFFYFSVSCFMIALILNITFFYLPVLDLPRSSFKAYINDWNGRGWALLAGLLCGCGNGLQFMGGQAAGYAAADAVQALPLVSTFWGILLFGEYQKSSRRTYVLLFGMLFMFIVAVGVLMASSGHRK; encoded by the exons ATGGCCTGCTATTATGACGCTACTCGAACGTCGAG CACTCCTGAGAAACCCAATTTTATTGCTCAACTATCTCAG GATAACTGGCCTTCCATTTTGTTTGCGATGGCCGGCGGGGTGGTTCTCAGCCTTGGGAATTTGTCTACACAGTATGCATGGGCTTTTGTTGGTCTATCAGTGACAGAAGTGATCACTGCAAGCATTACAGTTGTTATAG GCACAACCTTGAATTACTTCCTGGATGACAAGATCAACAGAGCTCAAATTCTTTTCCCGGGGGTCGGTTGCTTCTTGATTGCTGTTTGTCTCGGATCAGCTGTTCACTCATCAAATGCTGCAGATAATAAAGCAAAACTTAAAGG GGCTGGATATTCCCCCACATTGAATGGGGCAATCACAAATGAGG AACTAAGGAATCTGGAGAAGGGGACCGGTATTATAGAGGAGGCAAAGGCCGGAACTGCGGAATTCCTTTTAGAGCTCGAGAAAAGGAGAGCGATTAAG GTGTTTGGGAAGAGCACTATAATTGGTTTATCCATAACTTTCTTTGCTGGTGTTTGCTTCTCTCTATTCTCTCCAGCTTTCAACTTGGCAACAAATGATCAATGGCACACTTTGAAGGAAGGGGTTCCACACTTGGTTGTCTATACCGCATTTTTCTACTTTTCGGTCTCTTGTTTCATGATCGCCCTCATCCTTAACATCACCTTCTTCTACCTCCCTGTATTAGACCTACCGAGATCATCGTTCAAGGCTTACATCAATGACTGGAATGGCAGAGGCTGGGCACTTTTAGCTGGGTTGTTGTGCGGGTGCGGGAATGGTCTCCAGTTCATGGGAGGCCAAGCTGCAGGGTATGCAGCTGCGGATGCTGTGCAG gcaCTTCCACTTGTGAGCACATTTTGGGGCATACTATTGTTTGGAGAATACCAAAAATCGTCGCGGAGAACATACGTATTGCTTTTCGGGATGTTGTTTATGTTCATTGTAGCTGTTGGTGTTCTAATGGCATCGTCAGGGCATCGAAAATGA
- the LOC107893877 gene encoding ureide permease 1 isoform X1 produces the protein MDFAGIASLISLPTERIICSGLKMYVVESKGGAIACMLLALFFLGTWPAIMTLLERRGRLPQHTYLDYTMTNLLAAVIIALTFGEIGSSTPEKPNFIAQLSQDNWPSILFAMAGGVVLSLGNLSTQYAWAFVGLSVTEVITASITVVIGTTLNYFLDDKINRAQILFPGVGCFLIAVCLGSAVHSSNAADNKAKLKGAGYSPTLNGAITNEELRNLEKGTGIIEEAKAGTAEFLLELEKRRAIKVFGKSTIIGLSITFFAGVCFSLFSPAFNLATNDQWHTLKEGVPHLVVYTAFFYFSVSCFMIALILNITFFYLPVLDLPRSSFKAYINDWNGRGWALLAGLLCGCGNGLQFMGGQAAGYAAADAVQALPLVSTFWGILLFGEYQKSSRRTYVLLFGMLFMFIVAVGVLMASSGHRK, from the exons ATG GATTTTGCAGGCATTGCATCTCTGATATCTCTACCAACTGAGAGGATCATTTGTAGTGGTTTGAAAATGTATGTGGTGGAAAGCAAAGGAGGCGCCATTGCCTGTATGCTTCTGGCATTGTTCTTTTTAGGCACATGGCCTGCTATTATGACGCTACTCGAACGTCGAGGTCGTCTTCCTCAACATACTTACCTTGATTATACTATGACAAACCTCTTGGCTGCTGTTATTATTGCTTTAACATTTGGTGAAATTGGCAGCAGCACTCCTGAGAAACCCAATTTTATTGCTCAACTATCTCAG GATAACTGGCCTTCCATTTTGTTTGCGATGGCCGGCGGGGTGGTTCTCAGCCTTGGGAATTTGTCTACACAGTATGCATGGGCTTTTGTTGGTCTATCAGTGACAGAAGTGATCACTGCAAGCATTACAGTTGTTATAG GCACAACCTTGAATTACTTCCTGGATGACAAGATCAACAGAGCTCAAATTCTTTTCCCGGGGGTCGGTTGCTTCTTGATTGCTGTTTGTCTCGGATCAGCTGTTCACTCATCAAATGCTGCAGATAATAAAGCAAAACTTAAAGG GGCTGGATATTCCCCCACATTGAATGGGGCAATCACAAATGAGG AACTAAGGAATCTGGAGAAGGGGACCGGTATTATAGAGGAGGCAAAGGCCGGAACTGCGGAATTCCTTTTAGAGCTCGAGAAAAGGAGAGCGATTAAG GTGTTTGGGAAGAGCACTATAATTGGTTTATCCATAACTTTCTTTGCTGGTGTTTGCTTCTCTCTATTCTCTCCAGCTTTCAACTTGGCAACAAATGATCAATGGCACACTTTGAAGGAAGGGGTTCCACACTTGGTTGTCTATACCGCATTTTTCTACTTTTCGGTCTCTTGTTTCATGATCGCCCTCATCCTTAACATCACCTTCTTCTACCTCCCTGTATTAGACCTACCGAGATCATCGTTCAAGGCTTACATCAATGACTGGAATGGCAGAGGCTGGGCACTTTTAGCTGGGTTGTTGTGCGGGTGCGGGAATGGTCTCCAGTTCATGGGAGGCCAAGCTGCAGGGTATGCAGCTGCGGATGCTGTGCAG gcaCTTCCACTTGTGAGCACATTTTGGGGCATACTATTGTTTGGAGAATACCAAAAATCGTCGCGGAGAACATACGTATTGCTTTTCGGGATGTTGTTTATGTTCATTGTAGCTGTTGGTGTTCTAATGGCATCGTCAGGGCATCGAAAATGA
- the LOC107893877 gene encoding ureide permease 1 isoform X2, producing the protein MYVVESKGGAIACMLLALFFLGTWPAIMTLLERRGRLPQHTYLDYTMTNLLAAVIIALTFGEIGSSTPEKPNFIAQLSQDNWPSILFAMAGGVVLSLGNLSTQYAWAFVGLSVTEVITASITVVIGTTLNYFLDDKINRAQILFPGVGCFLIAVCLGSAVHSSNAADNKAKLKGAGYSPTLNGAITNEELRNLEKGTGIIEEAKAGTAEFLLELEKRRAIKVFGKSTIIGLSITFFAGVCFSLFSPAFNLATNDQWHTLKEGVPHLVVYTAFFYFSVSCFMIALILNITFFYLPVLDLPRSSFKAYINDWNGRGWALLAGLLCGCGNGLQFMGGQAAGYAAADAVQALPLVSTFWGILLFGEYQKSSRRTYVLLFGMLFMFIVAVGVLMASSGHRK; encoded by the exons ATGTATGTGGTGGAAAGCAAAGGAGGCGCCATTGCCTGTATGCTTCTGGCATTGTTCTTTTTAGGCACATGGCCTGCTATTATGACGCTACTCGAACGTCGAGGTCGTCTTCCTCAACATACTTACCTTGATTATACTATGACAAACCTCTTGGCTGCTGTTATTATTGCTTTAACATTTGGTGAAATTGGCAGCAGCACTCCTGAGAAACCCAATTTTATTGCTCAACTATCTCAG GATAACTGGCCTTCCATTTTGTTTGCGATGGCCGGCGGGGTGGTTCTCAGCCTTGGGAATTTGTCTACACAGTATGCATGGGCTTTTGTTGGTCTATCAGTGACAGAAGTGATCACTGCAAGCATTACAGTTGTTATAG GCACAACCTTGAATTACTTCCTGGATGACAAGATCAACAGAGCTCAAATTCTTTTCCCGGGGGTCGGTTGCTTCTTGATTGCTGTTTGTCTCGGATCAGCTGTTCACTCATCAAATGCTGCAGATAATAAAGCAAAACTTAAAGG GGCTGGATATTCCCCCACATTGAATGGGGCAATCACAAATGAGG AACTAAGGAATCTGGAGAAGGGGACCGGTATTATAGAGGAGGCAAAGGCCGGAACTGCGGAATTCCTTTTAGAGCTCGAGAAAAGGAGAGCGATTAAG GTGTTTGGGAAGAGCACTATAATTGGTTTATCCATAACTTTCTTTGCTGGTGTTTGCTTCTCTCTATTCTCTCCAGCTTTCAACTTGGCAACAAATGATCAATGGCACACTTTGAAGGAAGGGGTTCCACACTTGGTTGTCTATACCGCATTTTTCTACTTTTCGGTCTCTTGTTTCATGATCGCCCTCATCCTTAACATCACCTTCTTCTACCTCCCTGTATTAGACCTACCGAGATCATCGTTCAAGGCTTACATCAATGACTGGAATGGCAGAGGCTGGGCACTTTTAGCTGGGTTGTTGTGCGGGTGCGGGAATGGTCTCCAGTTCATGGGAGGCCAAGCTGCAGGGTATGCAGCTGCGGATGCTGTGCAG gcaCTTCCACTTGTGAGCACATTTTGGGGCATACTATTGTTTGGAGAATACCAAAAATCGTCGCGGAGAACATACGTATTGCTTTTCGGGATGTTGTTTATGTTCATTGTAGCTGTTGGTGTTCTAATGGCATCGTCAGGGCATCGAAAATGA